The Oreochromis aureus strain Israel breed Guangdong linkage group 15, ZZ_aureus, whole genome shotgun sequence genome contains the following window.
TTCAGTGCGAAACAGATCGTCATCTGAAGCGTCATCTATGCACAtatgcttcttttcttttagatCAAATATTATTTTAGAGTACACTGAGTGCGTTTTTATTGCTTGTGGCTGCTTTCTGTAATCTGTATGAGCGTAACTTCAGTAATTAATCGTTGATGACACTAGTTTAACTGCTtgtgaaaatgtaattaatataaatcATATACCAgtgatttaaaatatcatgcttttctgtctttcagcaACTCCTGCCTGTTACAATGTGACTCTCACACGAAATGGCACCTGCAGCAATGTTAACTGCTCAGGTAAGTTTAAAAGTAAACTGTTTTTCTAGACACCGGAGTGTAAATTACCATTTTACGTGTATTTTAAGATGTTTTGGGCCCAAAGAGAGTGAGCAGATTCTGTATTTGTTACCAAAGATGCATTTCTCCACATTAAAGTGATTAAATTGGCTGTAAATTCTGTTTGTCTCACTAACTAAGGTGTTGGCTAATGGTCATTCTGAGTGTctgtcttttcttgtttttcctatttgtttgtgtttgtaacattaaaaaaatgctgttgTAGACTGTTGTGAAATTTCTAAGCATAACTCTGTTTAAGTGGTTTGTCTTGCTTTCCTCTTTACCTCCTCTTTTGATGTTGGTTCCCTGTCCATTTTCAGGCCCTACCACTACCCCCAATCCTACAACCCCCCATGCTACTGTTGTTCCCACCACCTCTAACAGCAATACCACAGGTAACCATTCCCTAAAATCCTCAgcttttccctcctgttgtctgTGCTAATGTTCAAGTGGTCTcattaataaaaatgtgatCTCTTAAAGTTGTAATACTTAAGAGTTTCATGGAATCAGACACTGGTTTTGATACCTAATGCTGCTGCGTTTTCCAACTAGTGGCTTTTATTGCGACAACTAACAACCGCTTTCCATTAATACCTACGCGGATCGACTCGACTTCTTGTTgtaaattttttaatttttaattttccattttccttgttgccgggtttcaaaaatggcagTTGTGATTTTTGTAAAGGAGACTCTCTCATGATTCATCAAGTGACACAACTAACTAGCCAGTCTGTGGCACGTAGACCCttgatgtcacattttcagATCCATCGTGAAGAGAGCGCTGGACTCAAAACCTATTGATTGGGTTGGCCTGTCCTATAGTTTGTATTGATAAtgctgacttgtctgcaaacacttgcaatATACTTTGTCATCTATATTTGTAGTTAGGTTTTAGTGAAATTTCAAGTAACACAGTGAAAATTCCAACCCGTTTCATGTAAGAACCTTCGGCAATCACTTGCCAAGTGGTTGCAGAGTGCAAACGTTTCACTAGCAACCAGTGACTACTGGGGCCACTGACAGGTCTTTGGACCTGCAGGATTACAGTTGATTTCACAGCAACTGGCCGCAACCATGTCAACTGATGGAAGAatacacgtttttttttttttccattgcgATCAGTGGTTGCCAGTGGGTCTCTTGGCCTCTGTGAATGAAGCCTTAGGTGAAAAGTTAGATCAGAGTTACAGGGTACAATCAAACAGACAAGCACATCCCGTTGTGCAGTAGCATGGCTGATTCTGAACACAAGGCTATtgatcagagaaaaaaaatacagaattgAATTTTTAAATCTTCTTTAAGACTCAAGACGCTTGAGGAAAACATCATACAGAGCAGATAAATTCCTGTTGCGGGAGCTGCTCGGTGTGTGGATCAGTCTATTTTCAGGTCTGCTTAAATTACAGGCACCACACCTCCAATTCCTAGCCAACTTCACTGTGCTCGgcttctgttgttgttgtttggaaaaGAACTTGCATCATATGAAGCATGAAATCAGATTTCAGTGCATCCAAACTATTAACATTGTTGGTGTGTGCTGAATGGGCGGAGTCAACATTTTAAACTGTGTCAGCTGACGCATGAAGTGCTCAGTTCAAGCATATGACTGATACAAACACAAGGTCATTCCTGCAGTTCAGTcacaaactgaaaactaaagTCAGTTTATGTCTTTAATGCCAGCTGGTGATTGCTGGTatcatttattatttctttatgtctttatcaTTTTCTTTACTGCATCTTtcaattattatatatatatatatatatatatatatatagctagCTAGCATCTCTCAGTACACTAACTAAACACCCCATCAGATCCATGGGATTTTGAAATGCATGCTATTTCCTTGCCCCTTCTCGTCACTTTTTGCCATCTTCTAGGAAAGAAAAGCTGCTTATCCAGTGTTTACACTCCGGCTAATCAAAGTGTAGCTATAGTGTTAAATCAGGACCAGTGACCAGATCAACCAGGAATTTAAATCTTAAGGATTACAAACTGAAACGTGTCATATAACCTGCTTGTTTTGAGGCTAATAGATGGTTAATTACTGTGATTCTACTACAGAGAATGGAACCAGTACTACTACTCCTACTGCTACCACCAATTCACCAACGACACACTCCAACTCCTCGAGTACTTCTTCAAGTAAGTCTCAGAAACTATACGATTTTTACGTCTGTCTTGTAATGTACGGAAACATCAGTAACCGATCTCTGCACTTTCATCTCAGCTGTAACTGTCACAACAGTCAGCCCGACAACCGCCCCTCACAAGAACTCGACCTTTGATGCCGCAAGCTTCATCGGTGGGATAGTGCTGGTCCTGGGACTGCAAGCCGTCATCTTCTTCCTCTACAAATTCTGCAAGTCCAAGGACCGCAACTACCACACCCTTTGAAAAGCTCGCACTTTAGGATCCACATCACTTGACCTATCCTCGCCAACTAGACCCTTCCAGAGAAAGCTCCCTGATCAGCACACACTCATCCACGTGGTCTCAAACAGTGTTTTCAAgcaggttaattttttttatcgATCATCTTTGTGGCACTTGTGATTCTAGCCTCCATTAGTGCTGCTGTTGTAGTCACTATAGAGGAACCCACGCATGCCCGTATGTGTGATAAATCAACAGCCAAACAGATCCTCAGTGACGGGGCATTCAGGCCTTGAGCATATGGATTACATCATCCGGTAGCTACTCCCACCTCCATCGCGCAGTTACTCATTTCTGCAAAGACCATTTCCCAGTGAATCTGAAAGGAAGGGGGGTTGTGTTATTTACAGCCTTCCTTCTCATACCTTCGTTAGTTAAATAGGCCACATAACAGTTAAAAGAATTAGCCATGTATACAGAGCGTCCCAGGAGTCGTACAGCTACAGAGGTCACGTTGATTTGGAAACACTGTTTGAGTTCACAACTGCTCTTTAACACGACGACTTTGATgattcagttttgcttttttcctgttaaattgTGGTTTCCTCCCCTCTGTGCAGCTGTATTATGTATATGTGTTCATAGATGATGTAAAAGAGGCGGggattctaaaaaaaaaaaagggataaAAGCAGAACCAAATCATCTAATGTcggtaataaaacaaaaaaaacagacttaTTTATTGATGGGTGTCTCCAGTAACATTTAGGAGTGCTGTGTGTTTTCTCCTGCTGAATCCCCCTTTCCATCCTAATATTCAAGATGTTAAAACACCAACTGCCAGCAGGGCAGCTCAGTGCAATAAATCATGTATCGAGCTCATTTCCCAGCCATTAATCTCCCAAACTTCCTGATCTTAACCGGCGTCAAATAGTCCATGTGCGGGTTGCCAACGTGGAGCTGGCCGTTCTATTCTGTGGAGTAGTTGAAAGGATCAAAAATTAATGATTGTAGAATATTTGTTAAAAACGAGAATGGggaagttttttgtttgtttgtttttttttttttagaatagtAAGTACATTTCTTGATGTGGACAGTGAAAGCAGTGAAGTGCCTTTAATGTCCTATATGACTTAAAGAGAAAGAGGGGTGAGTGTTTATTAGTTtataagagagagagaactgTATCGCCGCGAGAACCATCGTATTGCAGCTGGACTGAAGAGCCTTTAATGTTGGTGAATACAGGAGATGGTGATAACAGGAGGGCCTGGATCTTTGTTTGGGTGGGGAGGGATCCCCTGTAAGTTTAACAGATATTCAGTGCATGAAACCCGCAGTTACTTCAGTGGTGACTTTGTAGAAAGTACTTAAAGGTACTCTAGCATCTAATTCACCCTCTAAAAGCTCACAATTCATGTTTTCCAAGTTCAACCAGGGAGGGGGGGTTTAGAGTGGTGTTGTAAATCTGAGTGTACCTTTTGTGAAGAAATGGGGAGAATATTGGGCGTGTTTAAAAACTTGAGAATCGGAgagagttttgttgtttttgtcaaatGAGCATCGCACCTCTTGATTTTGGATTTTTGCCATGTTAAGTGAGAGGATTGtgaatgaaaaaacagcttGGTGGCTGTGCTTAAAGCTTGTGCTGATTCCTCTGATTAGCTTGCTGCTAACTGTGATTATTTTCTTATCTCTCTTGTACATAGCCACGTCCTGTCTTTGTTTTACTTAAGGAAAAGCTAGatgaagtgttttttctgagtttttttttttttgtttttgtttttttttttggtctttttttttttttcttgtagttGCTTGTCAGTGTCAGGAATGTCTTCTTTAAAtgccttttttctcctcttgcaTGCTGGatgctttttttccttccattGCATATGCTCTTAGGGATTTCAGTAtacttcaaaaaacaaaacaaaaaaaccacttGATTATTTGTGATTAGCCCATATGCTAGTTGAAAGAATGCCTTGAATCAGTGTGGATCAAGCCAAAGTTCTCAGTTTAGGCATGGAAATTGAGCATTGCACTGAGGAGCTTTGTTTTCTATCTTTGCTTTTGTAAATGTTTTCATGGTTTAGccaaaaaaaatagaaaaaaatgcttGTATAAATACTCAGCCTGAAATATTACTAGATAATGAATGAATGATCAGCTTGTTTTTTAAGACATTCAGtggaaatgtttttcttcttattgTTTGATttggtttgggggttttttgcttACGTGATTTTTTGGATTACGCGTTTCCTGCTGCTCACCATTAACACGCCTTTAAAACCTACAGTCACCTGATGGCATTAGGCTACAGCCCAAAGACCCATGTGTGGCAGGTAGGCTGCAGAGTTTTTTGCCTTAGCTGCACCCCTTCGTTCACTCTCTGCACGTGGAGTCCCTTCGGCcaatttaaaagaaacatttgaGTTCATTCCCAGCTGCTGAGTGGGCTGCTGTGCAACTCTGTTCAGCGTGGTCGCTGCGTTCCTTACAAACGGGGCATCACATGTTGATATCCATGGATAACTGATGTCCATTGTGTTAACTCTGCAACTTCTCCTACAAGATACTTACTCAGTCCCTGCACCTTTTTAAGGAAAAGTGCCTTATTCAGTTGATTtcatagatatatatatctatagatatatagtTGTATTGCAAAATGATATGCCACATGTATTAAGTAACGATGGGACTCAGCACTTTCAGGCCCCTGTGAAGTAGTTTTCTGTGTCGTATTCTGCTTAAATGTCTGTTTATGTCACAATCGGCCTTAACTTCTTGATCAAACGAGCAGCGATAAGCCGTCCAGGATGGGGTGGGGCGCAAGGGAGAGGTTGACTGTGTTCCTTTCTTTCAAGCGATGCCATTGAAGCAGCATTTTAAGTATACAGCAGAATCAAAGGTGCTGCTTTAGAGATGTGAATCCTTTATGTTTCAGCTAAATAAAGCACGGATGTGGCCTGGACAGCCTCTCACCAACATATAGAGATAAAATTCACCAGTAAAGTTGCAACCACGGCCACAAACCTCTAGTGTTGTAAAGTCACACTTCCTCCACGCTGCAAATGGTCACATGGTGACTCCACTTTGGTTCTAATTTGCAATTGCTGCATCAGATGACCTTGCTTTCTGTCTTTTGTAGGATTTCAAATTCAAAATCCAAACTCGTTTGGTTGCGCAGTTCTCTCCAATCAGTGTTCAgctcagagagagggagagatgtgTAACAGGCtatgctttatttttttcctcctttctctCGTGGGTTTATTGCTTTTGTCTGTTAAAGGCCATCAGTCTTGTAGGTACGACCTTTGGGCTTTCCCTTCTCACACAGCCATATGTAGACACTTGCAGGTGCCAGAATGCCTCCTAAAATGTTTTGTGCTTATTTTGTGCCCTTCTTTTCTCCCACTTCCTCTTAaactttgttttggttttcgtTTTTTTTGCCTCGTTTCCTAGTGTTGCCTTTATTTTCACAATGTTAAACCAATAAAGTTTGAATATTGTAAAACGAATCACTGCAGCATAACATTTGCTTGGGAGCTCGTCATTTACATAAGTGGAAAGACGATACCTGGGCAGGTCTTGTAGAGCTCTTGTCACCATGGTTACAGTTGAAAAGCCATTTAAAAGGTGGTGTATCAGTTTCTGTGTGAGTATAAGTAATACTGGCTGAAATTCAGAAGGACAGATTGTCCTGATAAAGAGGAAGCGAGTATAAACGCAAATAATTTATGCAGAAATTCAACACTAATGGCAAAATTAtcaatatattttacattttctttcataGCTCATGGAGTGACTCCATATTGTATGGGTTTCCACATTAACAAGTCAAAGATCCTTGATTTGAGCCCAGGAGGAGACCCAAATCCCCTTTTGAGGTTTCTAAATCAAACATGTAGACAGCTGGTGAAGAAGGGAGCAGCTGTCACGAccatttatatttaaagaaaacagaaacaaaaccaaaaaaccaaatTTGATATATGAAACACAtactaattttatttttagcgCTAAGACCCAACaatgatacagagaaaacctcaatCAGGTGCTGTTGAGCGAGCACTTGGTGAgaataggaaggaaaaacttccttgtTTGTTCTTCCAACTCTGAATGTTAATTGTTGACTTTGGAAGTGAGCATAACGAAGCACGAGTCTTATTTCAGTATATATGCTGTATATTTAATCAGGTCTTTGGTTTTTGTGGGTCTCTTTAAATTGACTATAGAGACAAATTGACAAACACAATAACTTTGCTTATAACAATATCAAGACTTTCTGTCAACATCTAAGAGTCTGAACACATTGGTTTCTGTTTAAAGCTTCTGCTAAGGTGAATTAATCCTGCTTGTTTTCCATGGGTGGATAAAGATCTTTACTGAGCGTGTGCATATTAAATTTCAGCATTCAGcttgtttctgttttgagaAACTGAGAGTTACGCTGTTACAGCAGTTTTCTATTTTCAGACTTTAAGTGAGGTGATTGAGCACATATCCCAAAATGTTACAATAATCTGGAACCAtaaaattttttatttgtttgtctgaGAAACTATTCCAACTTATGATCAGCTTCACCTGCTCCTCTGGGTGTGTTGCTCTCTGTTTACTTAAGAGTCTAATGGAAAAAGTACACTCACTGACACGCTTGCTTTCTTTGTATTGCCCATGAAGGATCCACTCCAATCCACCCTGCCCAAACCCTGCTCTCAATTTTCATTTCCTTGTGTATCAGGGGCTCATGACCTGCTGTGAGGCTGATGGGTCATAAGGTGATTATATGGAtaagaaagcaaaaacaaaatgtgcatACAGTTCATTCTTTCACTTCTTCAAGCCACTAAAAATCTCTTCAGTGAAGCAGCTCAAGGTCAACCCTTAAAAAGTCTTGGCCTCAACACAGATCCCAATGTAGAAAAAGTTAGAAAATCACTGTGGACTGTATACAGACAGGAGATGCTGTTGCATGACCTTAAAAGGGCAGTTCGTGCTTGAAAAccctccagtgtggctgaattaaatataACAATTCTGCAAAAAAGAGTGATGTAAAAGACTCATTTCTAGTTATCATAACCGTTTGATTGCAGTCCTTGTTGCCAAGAGTGgcaccagttattaggtttaggggcaaaaacattttctttaataatTTTCACACAGAGCCAAGTATGTTTGGaccgttttttttctttaataaatgaaatcattatttaaaaactgcattttgtatttacccaggttatctttgtttaatattaaaactaGTTTGATCTGAAATATTAAAACTGtgacaaacatgcaaaaaaaggAAGTGTTTTCCACAGACCTGTGTGTAAATAGATTTACACCCTTGCAGCTCACTGCCACACTATCTTTAAACGTATATACAGCACAAAACTGAGGTAACCTTTCTCAAAGTCTCCAAAAATAACCCAGTATTTCATAAAGTGCAAAGAATGACTAACACTTGCTTAATGGCTGTGTTAACTATGTTTATCATTTCTAACATttactgtttgtgttttacaAGCAGCTACAAACTGCTTTTCAAAAAGCAACAGGTACAAAGTGTACTGCATGTCATGTACCATAACCTGTGAATAAAAACCAATGTTTCACACCACCTCCCACCAGGGTGCACATAGTGTCTCAAGTCATAGGAAAGTTTTGCTTATGTGGTAAAAACCGAAGCTCTGAAGGCAATCAGTGAGCATGTGCACACTCAAGACTGATGGTCCGATGGTCTACGCTCTCGAAGAagctgtgtgtttatttttgtcgAGCAGACTGTTATTTTTCCAGCGGCCCCGGCAGAGAGGCTTTTCCACAACCAAAGAGATAATGGTTTTGGTCAGTTAAAAGCAAAATCAGCAGCCCTATACTTACTCTTTTCAGGGGCAAACACTGTGCTGCTCTATCAGGAACATCTCCGGGCCTTTTACTAGAATGTGGAAAATCCCCACACACGCTGGGAGATGCTACTTTTGGATTTTTCCTGTCTAAAATTTTAAGAAAATACTGCAGTTGGAGCAACTGCTATTCAGCCACAAAGAAGGGTTGTGCAGTCACAAGGTATCAAAGTTGCAGGGTCAGGAGAGTGGGTGGAGCCGCTGCATAAGTGGACATGGGTTGGGTCTTGAGTTGCCTTAGCTAACCTGATTGTTGTGTCCAGTCATGCTGTGTAATCTAATATGGGAGGACAGAGAAACAATGCATTAGGTGTagtctctccttctctcttgcaAACATGAGCTCAGTGCATTGTTTAACCACGCAGTGAACTCTGCATCATGCCAAGAATACCAAGACCGAGCAATGTTAGTGACATAATGAAAtaaatgcagaaataaacaacagcaggtATCAACTGGAAAATTTGCTTATTTCAAATCCATGTAACTGCATTACACATCAAAAGTT
Protein-coding sequences here:
- the cd164 gene encoding sialomucin core protein 24 isoform X1; the protein is MYVKVVFFAVALALIGAAVAADSDGCSEHTSCDKCVNALGCHWANCSSTPACYNVTLTRNGTCSNVNCSGPTTTPNPTTPHATVVPTTSNSNTTENGTSTTTPTATTNSPTTHSNSSSTSSTVTVTTVSPTTAPHKNSTFDAASFIGGIVLVLGLQAVIFFLYKFCKSKDRNYHTL
- the cd164 gene encoding sialomucin core protein 24 isoform X2, with the protein product MYVKVVFFAVALALIGAAVAADSDGCSEHTSCDKCVNALGCHWANCSSTPACYNVTLTRNGTCSNVNCSENGTSTTTPTATTNSPTTHSNSSSTSSTVTVTTVSPTTAPHKNSTFDAASFIGGIVLVLGLQAVIFFLYKFCKSKDRNYHTL